The following proteins are encoded in a genomic region of Channa argus isolate prfri chromosome 3, Channa argus male v1.0, whole genome shotgun sequence:
- the LOC137124625 gene encoding Fc receptor-like protein 5 encodes MVTHIVQDPPKLPSVSVSPSAEIVEGSSVNLTCSSDANPAANYTWYKENEDSPKASGQIFTITDFRPEHSGNYYCEAQNTLGRQTSDLHFIGQPGISTAGVTAAVLLPLLILLCVYVWIRKRRVSKESSEPEERPDKGKQCLPDQGQTEEQDNLQYASVHFSEKQADAVYSNIRAAQPSRQEQEVTEYSPLRFIRDSTAPRFQSQYTEENPAALYSTINKT; translated from the exons atgGTGACTCATATTGTGCAGG atcctccaaagcttccctctgtgtcagtgagtccctctgctgagatagtggagggtagttcagtgaatctgacctgtagcagtgatgctaacccagcagctaattatacctggtacaaggagaatgaagactcaccaaaagcttcaggacagatcttcaccatcacagacttcagacctgaacacagtgggaattattacTGTGAAGCCCAGAACACATTAGGACGTCAGACGTCTGACTTACATTTTATCGGTCAGCCAG GGATATCAACAGCTGGAGTAACCGCTGCTGTTCTCCTGCCTCTTCTCATACTGCTCTGTGTCTACGTATGGATTAG GAAAAGGAGAGTTTCCAAAGAATCATCGGAGCCCGAAGAGAGACCAGACAAAGggaaacag TGTCTACCTGatcagggacagacagaggagcAGGACAACCTTCAGTACGCCAGTGTCCACTTCTCTGAGAAACAGGCAGATGCTGTTTACTCCAACATCAGAGCAGCTCAGCCCTCCaggcaggaacaggaagtgactgagtACTCTCCTCTCAGATTTATCAGGGACAGTACAGCTCCAAG ATTTCAAAGTCAGTACACTGAAGAGAATCCAGCTGCACTGTACAGCACCATCAACAAAACCTGA
- the LOC137124651 gene encoding sialoadhesin-like: protein MVISCYCWCYDTISLNCLLTEVIVIVVSAVLCVTVIQGQNNWGVTYTDTHICVLEGSTVDIYCTYTYPSRINGRSTTVQTTSWFTKWKVNAPVDLRTDPDYTGRVEYYCPDKVCTLTIRDVRQRDSAVYKFRFITNQPGGRYTGEPGVTLSVTDLQVQVIRSTVHQFYTEAELKCLSSKSPTGRLTFVWFNNGQKINKMETASYKGQFNPGDHISCALKENEDCPSPPVCEFTSLYL, encoded by the exons ATGGTCATTAGTTGTTATTGTTGGTGCTATGATACAATTTCTCTTAACTGTTTGTTAACTGAGGTCATTGTGATTGTGgtttctgctgttctctgtgttaCAGTGATACAGGGTCAGAATAACTGGGGAGTGACTTACACTGATACTCACATCTGTGTCTTAGAAGGATCAACAGTGGACATTTACTGCACCTACACATACCCATCCagaataaatggaagaagtacAACAGTTCAAACCACATCATGGTTTACTAAATGGAAAGTCAATGCACCTGTAGATCTGAGAACAGACCCAGACTACACAGGTCGAGTGGAATATTACTGTCCTGACAAAGTCTGTACTCTGACAATAAGAGACgtgagacagagagactcaGCTGTTTACAAGTTCAGGTTCATAACAAACCAACCAGGAGGACGTTATACTGGTGAacctggagtcactttgtctgtcacag ATCTGCAGGTGCAGGTGATCAGATCAACAGTCCACCAGTTTTACACCGAGGCTGAGCTGAAGTGTCTCAGCAGTAAGAGTCCAACTGGTCgtcttacatttgtttggtttaacaatggacagaaaatcAACAAGATGGAAACTGCATCTTATAAAGGCCAGTTTAATCCTGGAGACCACATCTCCTGTGCTTTAAAGGAAAATGAGGATTGTCCTTCTCCtccagtgtgtgagtttacttCTCTGTATTTGTAA